One part of the Microlunatus elymi genome encodes these proteins:
- a CDS encoding GntR family transcriptional regulator: MPSTKHRATPRRIPAGWTSAHPRADRAHDLADRLRGQILAGKLAVGARLDEAVLVRDFEASRNTVREALQLLSQQGLIDRKRGAGTTVASAKYGHGLDRLAGLAETLAGYGTVRNRVLVAESIARLPDQVAAQLEIDPTAGGVRLERLRFINDEPLSYDVSYLTYEVGEPLLAADLAGSDVFALIEQTTGTRLGRAEITVHAAVAEPHVAELLDLPDGAAIFTIERLTRLDDGMAVDSEVLQIRADRFALQAVVHRDHRADPL; the protein is encoded by the coding sequence GTGCCCTCGACCAAACACCGTGCAACGCCGCGACGAATACCGGCCGGATGGACCTCGGCACACCCACGGGCCGACCGGGCACACGACCTTGCGGACCGACTACGCGGACAGATCCTGGCCGGCAAACTCGCAGTCGGCGCCCGGCTCGACGAGGCAGTGCTGGTGCGCGACTTCGAAGCGTCGCGCAACACCGTTCGCGAAGCCCTGCAGCTGCTGAGTCAGCAGGGCCTGATCGACCGCAAACGCGGTGCCGGCACCACCGTCGCGTCAGCGAAGTACGGCCACGGGCTGGATCGGCTGGCCGGGCTGGCGGAGACGCTTGCCGGCTACGGCACCGTACGAAACCGGGTGCTGGTCGCAGAGTCGATCGCCAGGCTGCCGGACCAGGTGGCTGCCCAGCTCGAGATCGACCCGACGGCCGGCGGCGTACGCCTGGAGCGGCTGCGGTTCATCAACGACGAGCCACTGTCCTACGATGTCAGCTACTTGACGTACGAGGTCGGTGAGCCCTTGCTGGCGGCGGATCTGGCCGGCTCCGACGTGTTCGCGTTGATCGAGCAGACCACCGGTACGCGGTTGGGCCGGGCCGAGATCACCGTGCACGCCGCTGTCGCGGAGCCGCACGTCGCCGAACTGTTGGACCTGCCGGACGGCGCGGCGATCTTCACCATCGAGCGACTGACTCGACTCGACGACGGCATGGCCGTCGACAGCGAGGTGCTGCAGATCCGGGCCGACCGCTTTGCCCTGCAGGCCGTCGTCCACCGTGATCATCGCGCCGATCCGCTGTGA
- a CDS encoding ABC transporter substrate-binding protein has product MAARRRRIWLGVLAVASSLSLVACSGSGNNSSGSPSSSAKSPAASSSPSASSPDLSGKSFTILGQWTGGEQKAFQAVIDAFDKKTGASGKYTPAAGGDEATVLGTKVAGGNPPDVAILSLPGAIAQYASSGKLQPATAAMQSATNDNFSKEWATLGSYKGKLYGVPVDASNKSTIWYNAKLFSNAGLKSAPATWNDLIKDGHTLSDSGVAVPISVGGGDGWTLTDWFENVYLRTAGLSMYDKLTKHEIKWTDPSVTKALDTLKQIWGSKALIGDPAQAVKVPFTASVDNVFKANPKSALVYEASFVATTITSDKLPAKVGTDAKVAPFPSVDGSKPVVEAAGDFAVGFTKNEAASQFMAYLGSAEAAKLLVGTAGSGFISANKNLQVPDYNDPVSGQLGKQIVDVGNNFRFDMSDQAPAAFGGTPNKGEWADLQSFLTTGNVKATQQQLEKDASAVKWQ; this is encoded by the coding sequence GTGGCAGCGCGAAGGAGAAGGATCTGGCTCGGTGTCCTGGCGGTGGCCTCATCGCTGTCGTTGGTTGCCTGTAGCGGTTCGGGCAACAACAGCAGCGGGTCGCCGAGTTCGTCGGCGAAAAGTCCGGCAGCCTCCAGCAGTCCGAGCGCCAGCAGCCCGGACCTGAGCGGTAAGTCGTTCACGATCCTCGGACAGTGGACCGGCGGTGAGCAGAAGGCCTTCCAGGCGGTGATCGACGCCTTCGACAAGAAGACCGGCGCCAGCGGGAAGTACACCCCCGCGGCGGGCGGTGACGAGGCGACCGTCCTCGGCACCAAGGTGGCCGGCGGCAACCCGCCGGATGTGGCGATCCTGTCGCTGCCCGGCGCGATCGCCCAGTACGCCTCGTCCGGCAAGCTCCAGCCGGCTACCGCTGCGATGCAGTCCGCGACCAACGACAACTTCAGCAAGGAGTGGGCCACCCTGGGCTCGTACAAGGGCAAGTTGTACGGGGTTCCGGTGGACGCGTCGAACAAGTCGACCATCTGGTACAACGCGAAGTTGTTCTCCAATGCGGGACTCAAGTCTGCCCCGGCGACCTGGAACGATTTGATCAAGGACGGGCACACGTTGTCCGACTCCGGGGTCGCAGTGCCGATCTCGGTCGGGGGTGGCGACGGCTGGACGTTGACCGACTGGTTCGAGAACGTCTACCTGCGTACGGCAGGTTTGAGCATGTACGACAAGCTCACCAAGCACGAGATCAAATGGACCGATCCGTCCGTCACCAAGGCCCTGGACACGCTGAAGCAGATCTGGGGCAGCAAGGCGTTGATCGGTGACCCGGCGCAGGCGGTCAAGGTGCCGTTCACCGCGTCGGTGGACAACGTGTTCAAGGCGAACCCGAAGTCGGCGCTGGTCTACGAGGCGAGCTTCGTGGCGACCACGATCACCAGCGACAAGTTGCCGGCCAAGGTCGGCACCGACGCCAAGGTCGCTCCGTTCCCGTCCGTGGACGGTTCCAAGCCGGTGGTCGAGGCGGCCGGTGACTTCGCGGTCGGTTTCACCAAGAACGAGGCGGCCAGCCAGTTCATGGCCTATCTCGGCAGTGCCGAAGCCGCGAAACTCCTGGTCGGCACCGCCGGCAGCGGCTTCATCTCGGCGAACAAGAATCTGCAGGTCCCCGACTACAACGACCCGGTGTCCGGTCAACTGGGCAAGCAGATCGTCGATGTCGGCAACAACTTCCGCTTCGACATGTCGGACCAGGCTCCGGCCGCGTTCGGCGGCACCCCGAACAAGGGTGAATGGGCCGACCTGCAGTCCTTCCTGACCACCGGCAACGTCAAGGCCACACAGCAGCAGCTGGAGAAGGACGCCAGCGCGGTCAAGTGGCAGTGA
- a CDS encoding DinB family protein yields the protein MIIPEALPAPNGTDPERAVLEGFLEQYRAIAVRKAAGLDEAAARRRLVDSPTTVAGLIKHLRWVEEAWFVEVLQGRPRPQWRDVDPDWQFRLEDDDQLGNLIAEFQQACQRSRLIAAEHDLDDTGSHPRLGVVSLRWIYAHMIEEIARHAGQLDILREQLDGVVGFD from the coding sequence ATGATCATTCCCGAAGCGCTGCCGGCTCCGAACGGCACCGACCCCGAACGTGCTGTCCTGGAAGGATTCCTGGAGCAGTATCGAGCCATTGCCGTACGCAAGGCCGCCGGACTGGATGAGGCCGCGGCACGACGTCGGCTGGTCGATTCGCCGACCACGGTGGCGGGTTTGATCAAGCATCTGCGCTGGGTCGAGGAAGCCTGGTTCGTCGAGGTTCTACAGGGTCGGCCGCGTCCGCAGTGGCGCGACGTCGACCCGGACTGGCAGTTCCGGCTCGAGGATGATGATCAACTCGGCAACTTGATCGCGGAGTTTCAGCAGGCCTGTCAGCGATCCCGCCTGATCGCGGCCGAACATGATCTTGATGACACCGGCTCCCATCCGCGGCTGGGCGTGGTCTCGCTGCGCTGGATCTATGCCCACATGATCGAGGAGATCGCCCGTCACGCGGGTCAGCTGGACATCCTCCGTGAGCAGTTGGACGGTGTCGTCGGCTTCGACTGA
- a CDS encoding TSUP family transporter, translating to MGGSSPLIMILLAILGLAGGIGITAIGPGGVLPTIGLVALTTLTPAEVAGTAIVTHVATGALGTAAYLRSGQLRTPQNARTAVVLSITAAIGTPLGIMINSQLSPRPRRPRPIPANCWSPRSSPWSI from the coding sequence ATGGGCGGCAGCTCGCCGTTGATCATGATCCTGCTCGCAATCCTCGGTCTGGCCGGCGGGATCGGCATCACGGCGATCGGCCCCGGAGGAGTCCTTCCCACCATCGGTCTGGTCGCTCTGACCACGCTGACTCCGGCCGAAGTGGCCGGCACGGCGATCGTTACTCATGTGGCCACCGGAGCGCTCGGCACCGCCGCCTATCTGCGGTCCGGACAACTTCGGACTCCACAGAACGCGCGAACCGCCGTCGTGCTGTCGATCACCGCCGCGATCGGGACCCCGCTCGGGATCATGATCAACTCGCAGCTGTCCCCGCGCCCTCGCCGGCCGCGACCGATCCCGGCCAACTGCTGGTCACCGCGGTCGTCGCCGTGGTCAATTTGA
- a CDS encoding MFS transporter — MSKTAAEPTAAVPVAWPGYARGSSGYRRILIALGAAGVATFAQLYAPQGILPLIGGSLQVDAARSAMTVSAGTFGLAISVLGWSWLADRIGRAPAMKIALAAAAVLGLLTVLAPNFEAMLGLRIAEGVALGGVPALAIAYLHEEVEPGQVAIAAGTYISGTTVGGLLGRLVAAPFADWGGWRIGMLSVAVMAGIASVLFILLIPAARGFRPTGASGRQVTAGLRANLKNPAMLVLYAQAFLLMGGFVAIYNYLGYRLEAAPFGLPVSLAALIFLAYLAGTVSSRIAGGLAARRGRRPVLLISTVIMIIGVALTLPDWLPTILIGLVILTAGFFGAHSIAAGWVGARARTGKAQATSLYNLFYYGGSSLFGWLGGVAYLVGWFGTASMVLLLAAAALLIAVVGARD; from the coding sequence GTGAGCAAGACAGCCGCCGAACCGACCGCCGCGGTACCCGTCGCCTGGCCCGGCTACGCGCGCGGCAGCAGCGGCTACCGGCGGATTCTGATCGCCCTCGGCGCCGCCGGCGTCGCCACCTTCGCGCAGCTCTACGCGCCGCAAGGCATCCTCCCGTTGATCGGGGGATCACTGCAGGTCGACGCAGCCCGGTCGGCGATGACCGTCTCCGCCGGCACTTTCGGTCTGGCCATCTCGGTGCTGGGCTGGTCCTGGCTGGCGGACCGGATCGGCCGGGCGCCGGCGATGAAGATCGCTCTGGCGGCGGCTGCCGTCCTCGGTCTGCTGACCGTCCTGGCCCCGAACTTCGAGGCCATGCTCGGGTTGCGGATCGCCGAGGGCGTGGCTCTCGGTGGAGTTCCCGCGCTCGCCATCGCCTACCTGCACGAGGAAGTCGAGCCGGGCCAGGTGGCGATCGCTGCCGGCACGTACATCTCCGGGACGACGGTCGGCGGCCTGCTCGGCCGGCTGGTGGCCGCCCCGTTCGCCGACTGGGGCGGCTGGCGGATCGGCATGCTCAGTGTCGCGGTGATGGCGGGCATCGCCTCGGTGCTCTTCATCCTGCTGATACCGGCGGCACGTGGTTTCCGGCCGACCGGCGCGTCCGGGCGGCAGGTGACGGCCGGACTGCGGGCGAATCTGAAGAACCCGGCCATGCTGGTGCTCTACGCCCAGGCGTTCCTGCTGATGGGCGGCTTCGTGGCGATCTACAACTACCTCGGCTATCGGCTCGAGGCGGCGCCGTTCGGACTCCCGGTCAGCTTGGCGGCGCTGATCTTCCTGGCCTACCTGGCCGGCACGGTGTCGTCTCGGATCGCCGGTGGCCTGGCCGCTCGTCGTGGCCGTCGGCCGGTGCTGCTGATCTCGACCGTGATCATGATCATCGGCGTCGCGCTCACTTTGCCCGACTGGCTGCCGACGATCTTGATCGGCTTGGTGATCTTGACCGCGGGCTTCTTCGGTGCGCACTCGATCGCCGCCGGTTGGGTCGGCGCCCGCGCGCGAACCGGAAAGGCGCAGGCGACCTCGCTCTACAACCTCTTCTACTACGGCGGATCCAGCCTGTTCGGCTGGCTCGGCGGCGTCGCCTACCTGGTCGGCTGGTTCGGTACGGCGTCGATGGTGCTCCTGCTGGCCGCGGCGGCGTTGCTGATCGCCGTTGTCGGGGCCCGCGACTGA
- a CDS encoding carbohydrate ABC transporter permease, whose product MTAISNTGIVTGPARRGWASRLASSAGGGVLQIVLIVVGLLWLLPTFGLLVESLRDPAQYANGGWWQAIVHPAQLTVANYQTLLQNPIMRSSLINTVLITVPATILVVLIGSAAGYAFAWMRFPGRDAIFLVVVGLLVIPIQIALIPVVKLYGLLGLTGSLISVIFFHVGFGLPFAIFLLRNYFAGIPRDLMEAARIDGAGEGRIFFSVILPLGMPAIASLGIFQFLWVWNDLLVALVFSNSSSQPITVALASQTRQFGSSIDVLAPGAFLSLVIPLIVFLAFQRYFVQGVMAGSVK is encoded by the coding sequence ATGACCGCGATCAGCAACACCGGAATCGTTACCGGTCCGGCCCGGCGCGGCTGGGCGTCGCGGCTGGCGTCGAGCGCCGGCGGTGGCGTGTTGCAGATCGTTCTCATCGTCGTCGGGTTGCTGTGGCTGCTGCCGACCTTCGGTCTGCTGGTGGAGTCGCTGCGCGATCCGGCGCAGTACGCCAACGGCGGCTGGTGGCAGGCCATCGTCCACCCGGCCCAGCTGACGGTGGCGAACTACCAGACGTTGCTGCAGAACCCGATCATGCGCAGCAGCTTGATCAACACCGTGTTGATCACGGTCCCGGCAACGATCTTGGTGGTGCTGATCGGGTCCGCGGCCGGTTACGCCTTTGCCTGGATGCGTTTCCCGGGTCGAGACGCGATCTTCCTGGTGGTGGTCGGCCTGCTGGTGATTCCGATTCAGATCGCGCTGATCCCCGTGGTCAAGCTGTACGGGTTGCTCGGCCTGACCGGTTCGCTGATCTCGGTGATCTTCTTCCACGTCGGTTTCGGGTTGCCGTTCGCGATCTTCCTGCTGCGTAACTACTTCGCCGGGATCCCGCGCGATCTGATGGAGGCGGCCCGGATCGACGGCGCCGGCGAGGGACGGATCTTCTTCAGCGTCATCCTTCCGCTGGGGATGCCGGCGATCGCCTCGTTGGGCATCTTCCAGTTCCTGTGGGTGTGGAACGACCTGCTGGTGGCGTTGGTGTTCAGCAACAGTTCCAGTCAGCCGATCACGGTGGCGCTGGCGAGTCAGACCCGTCAGTTCGGCAGCAGCATCGACGTGCTCGCGCCGGGAGCCTTTCTGTCGTTGGTGATTCCGTTGATCGTCTTCCTCGCCTTCCAGCGCTACTTCGTCCAGGGCGTGATGGCCGGTTCGGTCAAGTAA
- a CDS encoding ABC transporter permease: MAVTVRRRSPGESVWVGLIFLFPAAVFLLAIVFYPMIYTLIRSFFHDGPSGQATGFAGLSNYISIFTSSDSLKAFENNILWVIIVPAVVTVLGLFFAVLTERIRWRSAFKIVLFMPMAISFLASGVTWSLIYVDNPSQGLANAVATGIHDTFHPQQTYPELHPSGTATALKGNASQGYTSTKAYPVPSQALLPLTGLDLTSPPPNAHAAVAPAPGRGLNGVVWNDFKLGGGGKPGVINPGELGIPQLTVEAVRNGSVQATTKTADDGSFSFADLPSGNYQLVLPAGDFAPAYDGISWLGKDLITPSIMVAYLWIYAGFAMVLLAAGMSQLPRDTLEAARIDGASEWQVFRRITVPLLSPVLLVVFVTMLINVLKIFDIVFIMQQAAGGNARYANVLAVQLYTDYGNQQFGAASAIGIVLVLLVIPAMIFQIRRFRRDER, from the coding sequence GTGGCAGTGACTGTGCGACGTCGATCGCCGGGCGAAAGCGTCTGGGTCGGCCTGATCTTCCTGTTTCCTGCTGCTGTGTTCCTGCTGGCCATCGTGTTCTACCCGATGATCTACACGCTGATCCGCAGCTTCTTTCACGACGGGCCGAGCGGGCAGGCCACCGGATTCGCCGGATTGTCCAACTACATCTCGATCTTCACCTCCAGCGACTCGTTGAAGGCGTTCGAGAACAACATTCTCTGGGTGATCATCGTGCCCGCCGTGGTCACCGTGTTGGGCTTGTTCTTCGCCGTGCTCACCGAACGAATCCGCTGGCGGTCGGCGTTCAAGATCGTTTTGTTCATGCCGATGGCGATCTCCTTCCTGGCTTCGGGAGTCACCTGGTCGTTGATCTACGTCGACAACCCCAGCCAAGGTCTGGCCAACGCGGTTGCGACCGGCATCCACGACACCTTCCATCCGCAGCAGACCTATCCGGAGCTGCATCCCAGCGGCACCGCGACCGCGTTGAAGGGCAATGCGAGCCAGGGCTACACCTCCACCAAGGCCTACCCCGTGCCGAGTCAGGCGTTGTTGCCGTTGACCGGGCTCGACCTGACCAGTCCGCCGCCGAACGCGCACGCCGCGGTCGCGCCGGCCCCCGGCCGCGGTCTGAACGGCGTGGTCTGGAACGATTTCAAGCTCGGTGGCGGCGGCAAGCCCGGCGTGATCAACCCCGGCGAACTCGGCATTCCGCAGCTCACCGTCGAGGCGGTACGCAACGGGTCGGTCCAAGCCACCACAAAGACTGCCGACGACGGCTCGTTCAGCTTTGCCGATCTGCCGTCCGGCAACTACCAGCTCGTCTTGCCGGCCGGCGACTTCGCGCCGGCCTACGACGGGATCTCCTGGCTGGGCAAGGATCTGATCACGCCGTCGATCATGGTCGCCTACCTGTGGATCTATGCCGGCTTCGCGATGGTGCTGCTGGCCGCGGGGATGTCACAGCTGCCGCGCGACACGTTGGAGGCAGCCCGGATCGACGGCGCCTCGGAGTGGCAGGTGTTCCGGCGGATCACCGTGCCGCTGCTGTCCCCGGTGCTGCTGGTGGTGTTCGTCACGATGTTGATCAACGTGCTGAAGATCTTCGACATCGTCTTCATCATGCAGCAGGCCGCCGGCGGGAACGCCCGTTACGCCAACGTGCTGGCGGTCCAGCTCTACACCGACTACGGCAATCAGCAGTTCGGCGCAGCCAGCGCGATCGGGATCGTCCTGGTGCTGTTGGTGATTCCGGCGATGATCTTCCAGATTCGCCGCTTCAGAAGGGATGAGCGATGA
- a CDS encoding sensor histidine kinase, which produces MVNLILATLLAWKAPGRPQGPLLAAAAVATIVTELPDNGALSGSWMLLYLPYALIVLVMPDGWFGSAGWRRLAFAVVAVPAVFNLLIATSWYVGVNPDDHTVTGAARDVAGVLQVIGVVLVLGFFALLIAAVSSLIPRYRRSDERQRLQLRWMLLAGSSLPLTLLLCWIGYLLSGQPDLVVFGLLVMYVVIPAAVTVALLRPTWFDIDRATVATATTTALTGLMLILIAIASAAGPHILTDSPAVTIVATAVLMLLMIPLYRLLGPAIGRVVYPERERAIRALRLLRCQVDAGTAEPELIETVLRQALRDPGLRVVLHRLSDAHPVTVQGDEVDHELAIDADLDRRAVVVRSRGEEIGAIIGSRQRVKPPARAVAVAAAPVLEAVRLRTELTQALGEIAASRQRILIAGDEERRRLERDLHDGAQQRLVALGMRLRVLQRSGIADADVEVALDQTVAELATAVAELRQLAHGVRPSALDDGLEAALAELARQAPQLVSVEATAGELPDAVCTTAYYVAAEAVANALKHAGATTIRIFANRTENALLVSVSDDGRGGADPAIGVGLAGIRERVLAIGGRFGIRSPIGGGTTISITLPSAPKPVRDRPADTRDRSGRRPGVRAEA; this is translated from the coding sequence GTGGTCAATTTGATCTTGGCCACACTGCTGGCGTGGAAGGCGCCGGGCCGGCCGCAAGGGCCGTTGCTCGCCGCCGCCGCGGTCGCCACCATCGTCACCGAATTGCCCGACAACGGCGCCTTGTCGGGCAGTTGGATGCTGCTCTACCTTCCGTACGCGTTGATCGTGCTGGTGATGCCCGACGGCTGGTTCGGCTCGGCCGGCTGGCGACGGCTGGCTTTCGCAGTCGTCGCAGTGCCGGCGGTCTTCAATCTGCTGATCGCGACATCCTGGTACGTCGGCGTCAATCCGGATGATCACACTGTCACCGGGGCTGCCCGCGACGTCGCCGGTGTGCTCCAGGTCATCGGAGTCGTGTTGGTGCTCGGCTTCTTCGCTCTCCTGATCGCAGCCGTGTCCTCGCTGATCCCTCGCTACCGCCGCAGCGATGAACGGCAGCGCCTGCAGTTGCGCTGGATGCTGCTGGCCGGGAGCAGTCTCCCGCTCACTCTGCTGCTGTGCTGGATCGGCTACCTGCTCAGCGGACAACCCGATCTTGTCGTCTTCGGACTGCTGGTGATGTACGTGGTCATCCCGGCCGCGGTCACCGTCGCGCTGCTGCGGCCGACCTGGTTCGACATCGATCGGGCCACGGTGGCGACCGCGACAACGACGGCGCTGACCGGATTGATGTTGATCTTGATCGCGATCGCCTCGGCCGCCGGACCCCACATCCTCACCGACTCACCGGCGGTGACGATCGTGGCGACGGCCGTGCTGATGCTGCTGATGATCCCGCTGTACCGGTTGCTCGGGCCAGCCATCGGCCGGGTCGTCTATCCCGAACGAGAACGCGCGATTCGCGCCCTCCGGCTGTTGCGGTGCCAGGTCGATGCCGGCACCGCCGAACCGGAACTGATCGAGACCGTTCTGCGGCAGGCGTTGCGCGACCCCGGGCTGCGCGTCGTCCTGCACCGGCTCAGCGACGCTCACCCGGTCACCGTGCAGGGCGACGAAGTTGATCATGAATTGGCGATCGACGCCGACCTGGACCGACGGGCTGTGGTGGTCCGCAGCCGAGGAGAGGAGATCGGCGCCATCATCGGATCCCGGCAACGCGTCAAACCGCCCGCGCGAGCCGTTGCCGTCGCGGCCGCACCGGTGCTGGAAGCCGTCCGATTGCGTACGGAGTTGACTCAGGCGCTCGGTGAGATCGCGGCATCACGGCAGCGGATCCTGATCGCGGGCGACGAGGAACGCCGACGCCTCGAACGCGATCTGCATGACGGCGCACAGCAACGACTGGTCGCGCTGGGGATGCGGCTGCGCGTGCTGCAGCGGTCCGGCATCGCCGACGCCGACGTGGAGGTCGCCTTGGACCAGACCGTTGCGGAGTTGGCCACGGCAGTCGCGGAGTTGCGGCAGTTGGCGCACGGGGTCAGGCCCAGCGCGCTGGACGACGGACTGGAAGCGGCCTTGGCAGAGTTGGCGCGGCAGGCGCCTCAGCTGGTGTCGGTGGAGGCCACCGCCGGCGAGTTGCCGGACGCGGTCTGTACGACGGCCTACTACGTGGCGGCCGAAGCCGTGGCGAACGCACTCAAGCACGCCGGAGCCACGACCATCCGGATCTTCGCGAACCGAACCGAGAACGCCTTGCTGGTCAGCGTTTCCGACGACGGCCGCGGCGGAGCCGACCCGGCGATCGGGGTCGGTCTGGCGGGCATCCGGGAACGGGTGCTCGCGATCGGCGGACGATTCGGCATCCGATCGCCGATCGGTGGTGGCACCACGATCTCGATCACGCTGCCGAGCGCTCCGAAGCCGGTACGGGATCGTCCGGCCGACACCCGTGACCGGTCCGGTCGACGTCCCGGTGTCCGAGCCGAGGCCTGA
- a CDS encoding response regulator transcription factor, with the protein MRVVIGEDSALFREGLAALLNSAGHEVVGRAADAATAVAQVRAHRPDVVVLDVRMPARDEGIQAALEIRAWNPPTPVLLLSQHIEVRRSVELVGSGTDGFGYLLKDRVLDVDEFLVALERVAAGGSVLDPEVVARLLGRHRSGTVLDRLTSREREVLALMAEGRSNAAISNRLCLSERTVETHIANILIKLDLDDAATDNRRVRAILTYLEAVT; encoded by the coding sequence ATGCGCGTCGTGATCGGCGAGGACTCCGCACTGTTCCGGGAGGGACTGGCCGCCCTGTTGAACTCGGCCGGACACGAGGTGGTGGGACGGGCCGCGGACGCGGCGACCGCGGTGGCCCAGGTCCGGGCGCATCGCCCCGACGTGGTCGTGCTCGACGTCCGGATGCCGGCCCGTGACGAAGGAATCCAAGCAGCGTTGGAGATCCGGGCCTGGAATCCACCCACACCGGTGCTGCTGCTCTCCCAGCACATCGAGGTCCGGCGATCCGTCGAGCTGGTCGGGTCCGGGACCGACGGCTTCGGCTACCTGTTGAAGGATCGGGTGCTGGACGTGGACGAATTCCTGGTGGCGCTGGAACGGGTTGCCGCCGGCGGCTCTGTCCTCGATCCCGAGGTGGTGGCGCGATTGCTCGGGCGGCACCGTTCCGGCACTGTGCTGGATCGGCTCACCAGCCGAGAGCGTGAGGTGCTGGCACTGATGGCAGAAGGCCGTTCCAACGCGGCGATCAGCAATCGACTGTGCCTGTCGGAACGGACCGTGGAAACCCACATCGCCAACATCCTGATCAAGCTCGACCTGGACGACGCGGCCACCGATAATCGCCGGGTCCGTGCCATCCTCACGTACCTCGAGGCTGTTACTTGA
- a CDS encoding FAD-dependent oxidoreductase, with protein MTVPAPFPAVSDADPALAADSVAVPHDRHGAGPQPAIVLISGEHADRLLEEFWRYGRDYLLQTATSCAAALEVIDELQQQGRQIALLVADSRLPDESILVAFGKWRAAVPTARRAIVTPMERFTVDGPSLRQGMAKGKYDAYLLMPRGPRDEEFHNAITDLLSDWGSTVPDPEAVTAKIIAPTATPLVTEIRDFFDRMGMPTGLYHPDSEVGRLVRDRFPADAEYPLVWSVVRDPLAPKSVSEVARSIYGAPDGVPGVVDLAVVGAGPAGLATAVYGASEGLSTVVIESGAIGGQAGTSSMIRNYLGFPRGISGMRLAQRARNQALRFGAEFFTGWPVQRMVPGSPHLLHTEGGTIRARSVVIANGVTYRKLGVEPLEQLVGTGVHYGAALTAAREMEGRDVVVVGGGNSAGQAAVHLARFARSVRLVIRRPGLEETMSSYLIGEIAYTAGITVQTCTTVVDGGGHDALEWLCLEDTRTGERSTVPAGGLFLLLGAQPHCDWLPDAIARDDHGFVLTGRDVPQSAWQQGIPPTDLATTVPGVFAAGDIRSGSMKRVAAASGEGASVVPLVHRWLAASADVPIS; from the coding sequence ATGACCGTACCGGCTCCGTTCCCCGCCGTCTCCGACGCCGACCCCGCACTCGCCGCAGACTCTGTTGCCGTACCCCACGACCGTCACGGTGCCGGGCCGCAGCCGGCGATCGTGCTGATCTCCGGGGAGCACGCGGATCGTCTGTTGGAGGAGTTCTGGCGGTACGGGCGCGACTACCTGCTGCAGACTGCCACCTCCTGCGCCGCGGCGTTGGAGGTGATCGACGAACTTCAGCAGCAAGGCCGCCAGATTGCTTTGCTGGTAGCCGATTCCCGGCTGCCGGACGAATCGATCTTGGTCGCGTTCGGCAAGTGGCGGGCGGCGGTGCCGACCGCGCGACGCGCGATCGTTACGCCGATGGAGCGATTCACGGTCGACGGTCCGTCGCTGCGCCAGGGCATGGCCAAGGGCAAGTACGACGCGTACCTGCTGATGCCACGCGGCCCGCGGGACGAGGAATTCCACAACGCGATCACCGATCTGTTGTCGGACTGGGGCTCCACCGTGCCGGATCCGGAAGCGGTGACCGCCAAGATCATCGCGCCGACGGCGACCCCGCTGGTCACCGAGATCCGTGACTTCTTCGACCGGATGGGTATGCCGACCGGGCTCTACCATCCCGATTCCGAGGTTGGCCGGCTGGTGCGCGATCGGTTCCCGGCCGACGCGGAATATCCGCTGGTCTGGTCGGTGGTGCGGGATCCGCTGGCGCCGAAATCGGTCAGCGAGGTCGCCCGATCGATCTACGGCGCGCCGGACGGAGTGCCGGGAGTTGTTGATCTTGCGGTGGTCGGCGCCGGTCCGGCCGGGCTGGCCACCGCGGTCTACGGCGCGTCCGAAGGCTTGTCCACGGTGGTGATCGAGTCCGGGGCGATCGGTGGCCAGGCCGGGACCAGTTCCATGATCAGGAACTATCTCGGTTTCCCACGTGGCATCTCCGGCATGCGGCTGGCTCAACGCGCACGCAACCAGGCGCTGCGATTCGGTGCGGAATTCTTCACCGGTTGGCCGGTGCAGCGGATGGTGCCGGGTTCACCGCATCTGCTGCACACCGAGGGTGGGACGATCCGTGCGCGTTCGGTGGTGATCGCCAACGGCGTCACCTACCGCAAGCTCGGCGTCGAACCGCTGGAGCAACTCGTCGGCACCGGCGTCCACTACGGCGCCGCGTTGACTGCGGCGCGGGAGATGGAGGGCCGCGACGTGGTGGTGGTCGGCGGCGGAAACTCCGCCGGTCAGGCAGCGGTGCACCTGGCTCGGTTCGCCCGGTCGGTCCGGTTGGTGATCAGACGACCCGGGTTGGAGGAGACCATGTCCTCCTATCTGATCGGCGAGATCGCTTACACGGCAGGGATAACCGTACAAACGTGTACGACGGTCGTCGACGGCGGCGGCCACGATGCGCTGGAGTGGCTGTGCCTGGAGGACACCCGGACCGGCGAACGGAGCACCGTACCGGCGGGCGGCTTGTTCCTGCTGCTGGGTGCTCAGCCACACTGCGACTGGTTGCCCGACGCCATTGCCCGCGATGATCATGGATTCGTGCTGACGGGACGAGACGTGCCGCAGAGTGCTTGGCAGCAAGGGATTCCGCCGACCGATCTGGCCACGACGGTGCCGGGCGTGTTCGCCGCCGGGGACATCCGCTCCGGTTCGATGAAGCGGGTGGCGGCGGCCAGCGGCGAGGGTGCGTCGGTGGTGCCGCTGGTCCATCGCTGGCTGGCTGCGAGCGCCGACGTACCGATCTCATGA